One Lytechinus variegatus isolate NC3 chromosome 11, Lvar_3.0, whole genome shotgun sequence DNA segment encodes these proteins:
- the LOC121424543 gene encoding NADH-cytochrome b5 reductase-like, translating into MANEPDVCEECQSVRPATPPSDSCCGSGCAVCVYDIHDQEIDLWKKTCKRKHGADKSQLESSETVMDLMDYKYYTLQSIVAVCTNTAVYRFALPPGKKLDLSIAKHIILRGKHDGKMITRQYTPISQPHDTGFFDVLIKLYVDGDMSQYIKEWKIGDNIEWRGPFGSFTYQPNKGHYILAIAAGTGITPIIQVMRHLVENEEDETVFRLLYTCRSYDEILLRETLNELALYWNITIIFNLTQSSPGSHPIGYGETIQYGRFTRERLSKEVAASMGRHVRALICGTRSFENDMSTFLKESGVPGDSIEKF; encoded by the exons ATGGCTAATGAACCTGATGTTTGTGAGGAATGTCAATCAGTCCGCCCAGCCACGCCCCCTTCTGATTCCTGCTGTGGTTCAGGATGTGCGGTCTGtgtttatgatattcatgaTCAGGAGATAGATCTGTGGAAGAAGACTTGCAAGCGTAAACATGGTGCTGATAAAAGTCAG TTAGAAAGCAGTGAAACTGTCATGGATCTGATGGACTATAAATATTACACTCTGCAATCTATTGTCGCGGTTTGTACCAATACAGCAGTCTACAGATTCGCATTACCACCTGGGAAGAAACTGGATCTGTCTATTGCAAAGCACATCATACTCAG GGGTAAACACGATGGCAAGATGATAACCAGGCAGTACACACCCATCTCTCAGCCGCATGATACAGGATTCTTTGATGTTCTTATTAag TTGTATGTGGATGGGGATATGTCTCAGTACATTAAGGAGTGGAAGATAGGTGATAATATAGAATGGAGAGGACCTTTTGGGTCTTTTACATACCAGCCAAACAAG GGCCACTATATTCTTGCTATTGCCGCTGGTACCGGTATCACACCGATCATCCAGGTAATGAGGCATCTTGTTGAGAATGAGGAAGATGAGACAGTCTTCAGATTACTCTACACCTGTCGTTCCTATGATGAAATTCTACTCAGGGAAACCCTTAATGAGCTCGCTCTCTACTGGAATATCACTATCATCTTTAATCTTACACAG AGCTCGCCTGGCAGTCATCCTATTGGTTATGGCGAGACTATCCAATATGGTCGCTTCACACGGGAGAGGCTATCCAAAGAAGTAGCAGCATCAATGGGACGTCATGTAAGGGCATTGATATGTGGAACTCGTTCTTTTGAAAATGACATGAGCACATTCCTGAAAGAATCAGGAGTACCAGGAGATTCCATTGAAAAGTTTTGA